The genomic stretch TGACTTACGTGGCACCATCGCACTGGCCCACAGTCAGTTTCAGTGCCCCTTGCTCGTGCAGGCTTTTGAGGGCCTTGAACTCGAGGGGCATGGTGTGGGGGCTGGTGTGCGAGGTGTAGCCATACTTGAGGCTATCGTAGTAGTGGTACTTGACGGGGTTCTGGTTGTGGTCGAGCGGGAAGGGCCAGAAACCGTACAGATAGATCTGGCCGCAGAAGCGCGTGGCCAGCGTGTACATCAGTAGGCCGGTGGTGGGCCTCTTGATGTGCACTTTGTTGGTCAGCCAGTATCTGGAAAATAAAACCGGAGGAGAAATTGGGTGAGTCTGGGCAGTACCACGTTGAGGGAGATGTGGACATTGATCTGTCCCATTGCTCCCTCTGGCCACTCCAAGGACAGAGCGAGCTGTGCGTGCCCGCACCCTTTCCAGAggcaccctcagagcatgctcagaACAGGCATATCTGGGAATGCAGCTGCCGAAAAGGGGACTCAGAAAAGCCAATGACATGAGGCCGCTCAGGTGGGAAGGGCCAGCCCCATGATCCCAGCTCAAGCTGACAGAAGACTGAATGTTCTCTGAAGGGCCAGACTGCAGAAACAGGTCCCCACCCAGTGGCGCACTTCTGACAGCAGCCACCCCATGggcactggctgctgtggttgGGCTCCGCCCCTCCTGAGACCAACCCCCTTCACCATGCCATCCTAGgcacttcctgccttcctttgACCAATTCTGGGCACAGTCCCTTCTGgccctgtcccagcagccctcagTCAGTGTGGAGCTCTGGCCCTCCCCAGGGTGTGCACACCACAGTTGGGGCCTGAGCTCAAACCAGCCACCCCTGCTGGCAGGAGGCGAGAtgtgtgagtccagctcccaAGCATGCTGTCCACACTCCATCCCGCAGAGCGGGATTCAAGCCACGGTGAGCTGGTCAAGCAGCTCTCAGTGGGCCTGGGGTCATGCAGCTGCTGCCCCCCTCCCCTAGGCCCTGCCCCTAAGTCCCTCTGGTGAGTTTGTTTTTGGTCTCACGTCTGGGGATAGCCTACCTGTCACCCCCTTTGCCCCTCAGTGGGTCAGGCCCTCGGCTGACCATCACAAGCGGTCGGGGCTCGAGATCCCTCACTGCCCAGGGCCCTCTCACGCTTGACCTGTCCATCCACCTCCTTGAGAGTAGCAAGCAAGCCTGCTGCCCAATTCTCAGGGGACTCTGTGGCAGGCAGCTCTCGGAAGTGCTGGTCAAGCCTCCAAGTGTCTCCCGTGTTCCCAGCATCccttgaggctgggccaggccaggtcatcTGGCTGGCGGGCTGTGATGGTGGTAGGTTCTCTCCTTGCCCCTGGTCACCAGAGTCCTTGGTGAGTGAGAGCTGCCTGTGGGAGTGAGGAAGAGCCCCGCTGTGCTGGCGCATGGCAGTGTGATGGTAGCATGGCCAGAATCCATGTCCTGAGCCGGCTGCAGCTGGCATGCGTCTAGTTCACACAGAACAGAATGGCAAGATACTAGAAGGAGAAGCTGGCTACGCTGGGGCCACAGAGGGTGGCAGGCTTGTCACCCAGAGGTCTCATGGGGGGGAGgcctcagctgcttccctgtGGAGAGTAATGTCCAGCCGAAGCCTTTCCCACAGCCTTCAGGAGGCACCGGCCCTGCGCCCCTGTGTTCTGGGCCTGAGCCTGAGCCCTGCGAGGCATGGCAGGTGCACAAGACCAGCCTCAGGGCACAGGGGCCTGCGTCGCAGCAGCCCTCATGAACAAGTGTGTCCACCACATGAgctccctgctcagtgccccagGACCAGCTGCTGTTGCCCAGATGGCTTCGACTTTGGATTTGACTCACTGAGACCATTCAGGGCTGCCAGTAGGGTTCCTGGTCACCGTGGGGCTCCGGCCAGGCCTGGTGGCTGACTCACAGGAGCTGCAAGAGGGCATGTGGACTGATGCGCCTCCCTTAATGTCCCTCGCAGGTGGCCCTCTGCAGATGCCTGCTCTTAGAGCAGGTGCCGAGGAAGCTCATGGATGTATTTGACGAATGTGTGTGGCTGATGAGAAAGCCGTGTGGATTTGGAAACTTCTGTGGCAAAGTAAAACCTTGACTCCATTTTCAGGGCCTTTTGGGAGTCCCCTCACATATATGGGTTCTGGTCCCAGTTCCCCCCTTATCCAGGTAGCCAGGCATGTGGTCACTAACATCTCCAAGCCCCACTGTGGCACGTACGTGACGGCAGCTGGGCCACAGCTCTCCATGTTGCCCAAGAGAAGctctggggcccggcacaatagcatagtggttctcctcgccttgcatgcaccaggatcccatatgggcaccggttctaatcccagcagccctgcttcccatccagctccctgcctgtggcctgagaaagcagtcaaggacagcccaaagccttgggaccctgcacccgagtgggaggtccagaggaggctcctgacttcggattggctcagctccagctgttgcggctgcttggagagtgaaccattggatggaagctcttcctctgtctctcctcctctctgtatatctgactttccaataaaaataaaaaaatctttaaaaaaagagaaaatctctGCCCTGCTAGCTGATGGATGCCCAGATACGAGCCAGCTCCCCGCCCATCTGCCTGCGTCGCGCTTGCGAGGAGCTGGGACAGGGCCCTGCATTTCCAAGCACTGTCTTGCTCttccggcagccctgctggaGCTATGGTCAGGCTCCCTGGGGTCCCACATGTCCCCTTGGTTGTCCAGGGGCCTTATCCACTCTCTCACAGATGGTCCTAGGCAACAGTGTGCTGAGGGGCACGGCTCTCGGCTTCGGGTCTCTTGGCTTCGGGTGCCGAGGGGCATGGCTCTCAGCTTCGGGTGGCGAGGGCATGACTCTCAGTTTTGGGCAGCTCACTGGTTGTCGCTCCCGAGGTGCACGCTGGGCATGAGAATGGCTCCTTGGCAGACCTTGCATAGAATGTGAGGCCTCTGTCCACCACTGTGTCCCACAGCCTTGCTGCCACCTACCCTGTCCTTCGAGTCCTCCTTGCCGGAGCTcagagctcagcctggctttggcCATCTCGGTCATCCGTCATGTCCTCCTGTGTACCGCCGTGGCCACAGTCTTTGCGCAGGCTGTTTCCAGCAGGCATGGTCAGGAAGTGGCATTGCAGTGGCTCCCTGGGGATGCCTGGTCTTCTCGGGTGCCTTGGTTGTGACCATGGGAGCCTGCCTTGAGGCTCTGCCGGGCAGTGCATGCCCGACGTGCTGCGGGTGTTGGGGGTCTTCTGAGCTGTTCCGAGTGCCCAGCTGCTGCACCCCCGGGAAGGAAGGGGAgcctcacaacagccaggactgggccaggagctcAACCTGTCTCCtacctggatgcagggtccaagcactgggcTCATCTTTGGCTTTCCtgggtgaattagcagggagctgggtgagaagcagagccgctgggattcaaactggtgctctgatagggagtgctggtgttgcaagcagcgtCTCAGCCCAGTGCACCCCAACACCAGCTTGTTTCCTGGTCTGTGCTTTGGGTGTCAGACCTAAGGCTGTCACCACATCAGGAAGTGATGACGGCTTTCCTGCTCGAAGGGTGAACTCCTCTGCAGGAAAAGTACATGTAACAAATGTGACCTCTGTGTGTGAGTATGGAATTCCCATAGCCAAGGAGGGGTTTTACCAGGTAGCAGGTGCCATGGCTCATCTGCAGCCTGCTGATGGGACTGTGGGGGGAGATGTGGCTGGATCATGTGGCAGGCTCTGCTGCTCAGCCTCATGGGCTTCCAGCAGCTTCTGCCTTGTGGTTGCACTCCTGACCTGAGCTCCATCTCAGAGTCCATGGGGCACATCAAATCCCACCCTGACAGCCCCCACCCTGGGCAGTTGTTCAAGTGCTGGTGACTGTGCCACCACAGCAGGAGCCACGGCTCAGCACCACCCCGCTGATGTGGCTCAGACTATGcctccccaggcaggcagggcctgCACGAGAGGGCTGCGGGCACACGGCTAAGGGTGACGAGGGCCGGGACTGGAGCCCTCTGGGCTCTGAAGCCAGCCGCAGGTGCAGTGCCTCTTCCTCTACCCCCTCGGCTGGCTCTGCGGCTTCCTCATCGTGTGCTGTACTCagtgctcagcccagccctgctcccggGTGAGCCCAGGTGAGGGGCCCCTCTGCCTCGGTGCACCCTCCCATCTGTGGCACACaccacctggcctggccccgaGGCCCCGTAGGACCTGCAGCCAGCAGGAGCCCTCTCCCAGGGCCTGTGCCCCTTCTGCCCACCAGGAGCAGGCAgtctgtcccagcagcccaggctgccttcccctccctgccctctgggAGCTTCTGCAAAGCCTGCTGGTGTGAGTGCAGGATTAACAGCCTGTTTGTTTAAACGGCTTGTTACTGGTGCTTAATGCTATTTTGACAGAAGAGAGTGAGTCAATTAGAGCTGGAAATAGCTCTGGCAGCCTTGGATTCTGCCAGGTGGTTGCCTGTCCCCTCCACTGGCACTCATCCTGCCCTGTGGCCCCTGCAGAACCCGGAGCCATCTTGGGCATCCCCTCTTTCCAGAACTTGGGACTTCCAGCTGGGTGCAGTGAGAACCTGGGTCCCTAGGGTGAGGGTCGTGCACCATGATGGGAGGAAAAGACATTGAGGGAGGCGCCTTCCTTGAGAAAGGGCTGTGGTCCAGCCAGCCCTGAGCCCACATAAGCATGTCCCTGGCCACACCTGCCCATGACTGGACACCTCTCTAGGAGTTCTGTGCCAGGATCCAAACCCCCACTGAACCTCGAGTCACAGCGGGGGCTCCCTGGGTGCCGGGCTGCAGGCTGACCCAGGAGTTCACTCATTTTCTAGGCATTGCCCATGTCTCCAAGGTCACTACTCCACCCTGTGGTTCGGACACAGGAGCTGTGGCTCTGAGAGACACAGGGCATGTGTGTGAGGCTGCACATCTGGGCCTTGGCATCTCAGATGCCAATCACTGGGCTGGCCAAGATGGCCACCCCATCCATCACCGTGGCCCTTCCCATGGCCATGGCATCTGCTCCCAGCAAGCCACCATCCAGCCCCGGTATCACTGACTTACAGCCTTCACACAGGCACCCAActgccagggccagcactgcCGGGTGAGCCCGCCCCTCCCCAGGAAGGACAGGTGGCCAGCTCACCCGCGGACGGCGTGCAGCAGGCGCAGCGAGGGGTAGGCAGTGCGCACGCTGACGTGGTGCTTGAGGATGAGCGCGTTAACCCACTCCACACGCTCCTTGCCGCCCCGCGCCATGAAGGCCGGGATCCATAGAATGCTGCCGTTGAGGCTGCGCAGGCGCTGTAGCAGCTTCTCTCGCCAGGTGGCGTTGACCAGGTCCTCAAAGGCCCTCTGCACGACCGAGGGGTTCATGGTCACCAGGTCGGTCTTGAGCCCCACGTCCCGGGCGTACTCCTGCACGGGAGCCAGGTTGCACCTGCCGGAGACAATGCACCATAACCCTCAGGGAATGCAGGCCGCTGGCCTGGAACCTCGCCTTGCCCCTGGCCTCGCCTGCTTTCTCCTCCACTTCCCCCAGCCTAGCTCgtccctcctcctgcttctcccaACAGGACTTCCCTGCGTCACTGGGCCCTGGGTCTGCGTGGTGCCTGCAGGAGGGGAGCCCTGAGCCAGGATGAGGCTGCAGGCAGGTGGGCCTGCTCATTCAGCACAGGACCCCAACAGCACTGCCAGCACCCTGGGGGGATGCCAGCCAGCACCCCATGAGATGCCAGCCAGCACCCCGGGGATGCCAGCCAGCACCCCATGAGATGCCAGTCAGCACCCCGGGGATGCCAGCCAGCACCCCGGGGTCTCCTCCCATGCTTCCTGAGATCTTGCCCTCAGCAGCGCCTCCAGTGGGGACTTGGCACCCTCCTGGGTGCAGCCCGGGACAGGCAAGCAAAGCAAGGTGGCATGGACAGACTCGGATCCGAGGGCAGTGGGAGCCCTGGGGGCCTGGAGGGGGCAGCAGAAGCAGACTGGGTCAGGGCCACGCAGGCAGTGATGGCCATCTCTGCAAGGGACCCTGGGTCACAGGAGTGCTCCACAGAGGGGGTGTGAACAGGTCTGTGGGCGTGTGCATGGCTGTGAGCTCACAAGAGTGTTCCACAGAGGGGGTGTGGGCGTGTGCATGGCTGTGAGCTCACAGGAGTGTTCCACGGAGGGGGTGTGCACGGGTCTGTGGGCATGTGCATGCCTGTGAGCTCATAGGAGTGCCCCACGGGGGGGTTGTGGGCGTGTGCATGCCTGTGAGCTCACacggaccctgcagggagcatggctCTCTGCCCCAGCCGGCCTATCCAGCCACAGCGGTCTGCTCGCTGCCTGCCTCCTCAGACTGTCTGCTCCCGGCTGCTCACCTCCATCATGGTTCCCTGCCCTGTCTGGGAGGTGCAGCTGTGTTCTTCCTGCAGGGGTTGCCACCGGGGCACATACGTTCAGAGCGCCCAGAGGTTCTGGCCAGGGCCGGGGTGGATGGTGATGGCAGGGCAGGAGTGGAGTGTGGACAGAGGTCTTGGGTCAGCTCTGCAGCCGCAAGCTGTCCCCCAGGTGGGGGAGGAACTGACTGAAAGGGCCCAGCTGATGTGGCATCCCTGATGTCACGTGTGGGGTTTGTCATACCAGGGCTGTGGGAGGATGTCCCCAGGCCCCCTCAGCACTTCGGGGAGCTGAGTGTGTGGGGATCTGAAGGCTGGCAGGGCAGCTGCTCCCTTCTTGGTACCCCAAGACCGTGGGCATGGGTGGGTGTGCTGGAGctctgggagggaggagggacagcCCAGTTGACTATCTCAAGCCTGTGGACATGCTCACGTCTCACCAGCATTGGCCTTGAGTCTTGATTTGTAAACAGAAGGACCCTGAAGCCACCTGTCTCACCCACTCATTTCACAGATGGTAAAAATGaagctggggcagggtgggggcgtGTGACATGCTAGGGAGCCAACCTGGCCTTAGGAAGCACATACCGCTTTGTAAGGGCTCTACCAGGAAGGCCCTGCCAGCTCTTGCTGCTGCCCCTGGACTTAGTCCGCAGGCTGCAGGGCTATGGACAGTGGAGACTGAGTGCTGTGTGCATCAGGAATGGGTAGCCTGGCCTGGGCAGGGATGACCACAGCAAGCGCAGGCTGGCGCTGCCCTGGCTCCTCCACCCTGGGGTCACAGCAGTGCCCACGCTGCCTCTCCCGTGTCCTGAGCTTTCGGGGGCCTCTGGCCGTTGTACACTGGGGCCCAACTTGAGGCTCTGCTGGTCTGTCCTCTCCCCCATAGCCATGCCCCGAGGAGGCCCTCAGCTCCCTGGGGAGTCAGGTGCATTGCTGAAGCCGGGAGGGCAGCACTCGGCCCACCTGATGACAAAGCTGTGTGTGTCGATCTCGGGGCCACAGCCACTGTTGAGCAGGACCCCTGAGTTGCCCACGATGGCGCAGGTGCGGAAGCGCTGGCTCTTGAGTGGCGAGGTGCGTGGCAGCAGCTCGTAGAGGTTGCGGGACACGTTCATGGTGCTGTCGCGGTCGAAGATGTAGTGTATGACATCGCCGGGCTTCAGGCTCCCCTTCAGGACCGAGATGTCCTTCTCGGCATCCAGGAACTTCAGGATCTGCTTCCTGGGGAGGCAGGCACACTTGAGCCAGGCGCCCCTGTGCCCCCCGCCTCACCCGTCCCAGTCAGCCTGCCCCGCCTGCGGGGAGCAGGTGCATAGCCAGAAAGGTCAAGGTGGCCGTGCTGAGGCGCCAGGAGGTGGCCGCACTCTGCCCTCCTCACTCCTGGACTTGGACTGTCTGGGAGGTGCCCCTAAGTTGCTGTGGGGCATGAAGCAGGCAGAAGCTTCCCTGGCATCGGGATATGCCTAGTGAGTCAGGCTGGGGGGCTCCTAGGACCCTCACACGGCATGTGCCCCGCTTCTTGCCTCAGTAATGACCTGGCCCCTCAGCGAGAAGGGGtgagccagtgggggctgcagggcaTGGTTCGGGTGGGAGGGTTCCAGGCCCAGATGGTGTGGGGGTGCATGGTGCCCTTAACCATGTgtgcctcttccagggcccagcctaGGAGTTCTTGGGTGAGGGCAGTGGCTGTTTGGAGCCCCAGCTGGTAGCTATTTTTCCCCCAACCCTGGGTTCTCCTACAAGAGGATCCAGGACATGGTGACGATTGGCCTGCGGTGGGTTCCCCACCCCCTTGGGGGCTTCCTTAGCTGCCCTGTCCCCAGCTCTCAGCTCCCTTGTCCCTGAACCTTGCACATGGCAGGTTAGTCTCAGGAACACAGCTGTGCACTTACACACTGCTGGGATCCCGCCCACTGCGCAGACTCCACTGGGGGCTGTGGGCTCCTCCCTCACACTGATGGCCAGGGACAATCACCAAGTGCAGACCCTCGGGACCTGGCTagcccctcccccaactccctAACTCTCTGGAATCCAACACCAGACTTCTGATCATCTGGTGGGCATACCTGGTGGGCTCCTAGCCACCCTGCAAAACCCAACCCTTGGGCAGCCACTGCTGACTACCTCGGTGTCCTTACCAAGGGACGGTTGTCACCTCTGTTCTTGTCTACTTGCAAGAGGCACTGATCCCGCACGTGTGGCTCGTGCCCCTCCTGCCCTTGCTGGCATTGGTGCCTCCCAGGCTGACCTGTTGGGGTTCATGCCAGCACCCTGGGACCCCAGCATGAGGCTTGGGCAGAGACCGGCCAGCTGACTATGTCATGGCCAAGTGCTTCCAACGTAGGAGTTGGACTTCTTTCTCCATGGGCCACTTGCGCCTGCCTGTCTGAGTGCCCACATAACCATGCAAAGGTCAGGACCAGTTATTGCCTGGCACCCTGCCTCCTTCTCCAGGGCCAGGggccagctccaggctcctgctggcCCATGGGAAGTCGTCCTTGGCATGTTTCAGGAAGCGGACACCCTGTAAGAAAGGGGCTGCTCTCTGTAAGAAAGAGgctgctctctgctctctgtgtgccCATCCTGAGCCTGGGAGCTTCCCCTGCCTGGAGTGGCTGCATGTGGGCTCTGCACCAGCGTGGTGTGGCTGGTTCTGCTGGAGGACGCCTTGCAGCGGGGGTGCCACCTGCTCTGCTCACTGCCCAGACGGCGGAGGGCCGGCATGCCGGCAAGTACCTGATCCGCAGAGATACTGTCTGGTTGTGCCTCCACTTGGCCGCGGCAGGCTGGGCGCTGGGCCTCGCTCTGTCATTGCTCTTGTCCACAGCGGCCGGCCAGGAGGAGCTGTTGACGCCCACGTGGGCGCTGGAAGAACTGGAGGGGACAGGAGACAGATCAGCCTGCACGCTGACAATGTGAGCGCAGGCTCGATTGTAAACGCACAGGAGCCAGTGTGTCTGGTAGGATGCACAAATTCTTTCCCTCAGGAATACCCAGTGTTCATGCTTGGAGATagtggggcagggaggaagagagggatgtGAAAAGCTTTCTCCAGCCTTTCCCACCCACTGGGGCTTCCGCACTGGGAGCCCACCTCTGCACGGAGGCAAACCATACCCCAACACAGAATGGCAGCCTGCGGCTTccccctcagtcccagccctgccgcaggaagcacctgctgtgtcaccCCCACTGGGCCACGAGCAGGGGTCCCCAGCCCCACAAACACTCATTCCCACATCCCTGGTGCTCAGCTAAGTGTCTGTTGCATTTGAATGGAAGTTCCATCCAGGGAGAGGCTGCAGGAGCTGGCTTGCTTGGGGTGGAGTGTGTATGGGGATACTGGGAACAGCAGGTGTCAGAAGCCCTCTTGAGCCTGAGGCTGACCATCTGTCCCAGGAGGTTCCCTAGAAAGCAAGCAGTGGTGCTGTGTGTCTAGTGAGGCGGGAGCCAGGCCGCCTTCTGTCGCTGCTTGCAGAAGCACATGGGTCACATCCAAGTCCCTTTTGTCTGTGCGTACGGCGGCCTCTAAGCGCTGTGCAAGTGCACTAAGTGGACATGTGACGCTTTCAAGAGTTCAAGGCAAAGAGCCCCACACTTGTTGTCTACTGCTGTGCAGCCAGGGTTTAAACACGACAGGGTCCTTCAGTGAGAGCCAGACACACGGCTCTCTGAATTCCCTTAGTGAACATACCCCTTGTCTCCTAGCCACCTGCCTCGGTCCTCCATGTCCCCCTGGGGCCACCGCTCTGTCTCAGATTCAGATAAATGCCGCTTTGTCGAGGCTGGAGGATGAAAGGACAAGAGGGAGGCGGAGGAAGCCCTCTCTCTCCAACATTTCTGCGTTGTTTGTGAAAGGAGTCCGAGGGCCGAGTGGAAGGGTTTCCTAGGCTGGGCAAGAACGTGTAAGGACACACCTGTTCAAGCCACATTGCCCTGCTTGTAGGAAGGGGTGTGGTGGCTCATGCCTCTGGCCCAGGGGGTCACCGTCTTAAACTGGCCCTGTGTGTCCTGTAGGCTCTGGGCCAAGCACCGAACCCCGCCATTGTAGCAGACAGCAGACGCTGGGCAGGGAGCAACAGATGGCTGTGATGAGAGCTGCCACATTGAGCAACTCACTGAGGCACTcacagggcctggggctggcacttggagctccTGTGGAGTCTGCCTTGGACCCTGGTCACACGTGGCAAATGCTCCCAAGAAAGCACCCACAGAGATGCCACGTGGATGCTTGCATTAGGCACCTTCTGGGTACACCCCAGAAGCAGTTTCTAGATCTCTCCCGGGTGCTGGGAAGTGACTGCTTCCTGTGTGGGAGGTGGCCAGCTCCACTCTGTTGCCAGCAGTTCTGAGCCTGGGTCCCCTGCATGGCCTTCTGGGCAGTGAAGTACTCCACCCTGGCTTTGCTTGCCGGGGGCCCCTCTGCAGGGGCCAGGTGGGGAACCCTGGGGCCACGGCAGGTTTCCATGCTCCGTGTGGCTGAGagggacacctgctgtccccagcccACAAGTGCTCTGTCCCCACCTCCCTACCCTGCCTTGGGTTGCACATGCTGCGTCCTGAGCTTCACCTCTTCTGCCCGAGTGGCAAGCCCTCTGGGacaccctgccctccccaccctcgTCTCCAGCCTGGTgtggcctcctggctcctgctccaacTAAGCGAGAAAGCTCTGGAGGAAGTGTTTCGCCAGCTGGACCTCTCGGGCTGCCTGGCTGGCCCCAGGCTATTCCAGCCAGGGAGGCTGCACCTGCCAGAGCCTGCGGCTGGGTAGCAGGGTGGGATTGCTCCCCAAAGGGGACATCCTTCCACGGGAGGGGCTTGGGGACACAGGGCCTCTGCTTTGTTGCTGCTTCGCTCACAGCTCTGTGGTGACTCAATAGCCGACAACCTGGAAGCAAGGATGTTAGGGGCTGAGGAGTAGTTTCTGAGGAGTTAGAcctgtgtggcaggtggcagaggccagAAGGCAGGGGAACATGCCTTTCTGCATGGCACCTCCTTGCCAGGCTGGCCCCAGGCAGGGTGGGCTGAGAGGTGGCCTTTGCCTACGCCATCTCGCTGGGTGTGTGCCTCTGCCACACCTCTACCCTGAGCCACAGGTCTCCGAGCAAGGCATGGCCATGGCCAAGGCAAGCCTGGTCTGTTGCCTCAGCACTGGCATGGCCCATATCCCGCTGTTAAGAAGCCGTCTGGTCCAGTGCTGGCCGCTGTCAGAGTGTGTGCCTCACTTAGTTGGCTCCTGCACATTTTAGGAGGTCTCGTGGGGTCCCTGAATGCCTTGCCTTCCATGTTTGTCTCCTGGACATGACACTTGCTTCGACAGACTTACACGTCGGCTCCAGGGCCTTGGCTGCTGAGCCCGAACACAAGCC from Ochotona princeps isolate mOchPri1 chromosome 6, mOchPri1.hap1, whole genome shotgun sequence encodes the following:
- the ST8SIA2 gene encoding alpha-2,8-sialyltransferase 8B, with amino-acid sequence MQLQCRSGVLAAFALLVLLLIFADISEIEEDLGDSGGRGAIRPAVSSFHSKPNSSSSAHVGVNSSSWPAAVDKSNDRARPSAQPAAAKWRHNQTVSLRIRKQILKFLDAEKDISVLKGSLKPGDVIHYIFDRDSTMNVSRNLYELLPRTSPLKSQRFRTCAIVGNSGVLLNSGCGPEIDTHSFVIRCNLAPVQEYARDVGLKTDLVTMNPSVVQRAFEDLVNATWREKLLQRLRSLNGSILWIPAFMARGGKERVEWVNALILKHHVSVRTAYPSLRLLHAVRGYWLTNKVHIKRPTTGLLMYTLATRFCGQIYLYGFWPFPLDHNQNPVKYHYYDSLKYGYTSHTSPHTMPLEFKALKSLHEQGALKLTVGQCDGAT